The nucleotide window ATCGCCATTGATCCCGGCACCGGCATTGACCGCGCGAAGGCCGATGAGATCATCGGCGCAGCCGGGTTTGCACCCGAGCTCCGCGAAGGCGTGGCCAACACCATCCTCAAGCTGTGGGACGTCTTCACCAAGGAAGACGCCACCCTGGTTGAGGTGAACCCGCTGGTCAAGACCGGAACTGGTGAGATTCTCGCCCTTGACGGCAAGGTCACCCTGGATGAGAACGCTGACTTCCGCCAGAAGGGCCACGCCGAGCTCGAGGACAAGGACTCCACTGATCCGCTGGAGGCCAAGGCCAAGGAAAGCGACCTCAACTACGTCAAGCTCGACGGCGAAGTGGGCATCATCGGTAACGGTGCCGGTCTCGTCATGTCCACGCTCGACGTCGTCGCCTACGCCGGCGAAGCGCATGGCAATGTAAAGCCCGCCAACTTCCTGGACATCGGCGGTGGAGCCTCTGCCGAGGTCATGGCTGCCGGTCTCGACGTCATCCTCAATGACAGTCAGGTCAAGAGCGTCTTCGTGAACGTCTTCGGCGGAATCACCGCCTGCGACGCCGTAGCAAACGGCATCGTCAAGGCGCTGGAGATCCTCGGTGACAAGGAGAACAAGCCCCTCGTGGTGCGCCTCGACGGCAA belongs to Arthrobacter tumbae and includes:
- the sucC gene encoding ADP-forming succinate--CoA ligase subunit beta, producing the protein MDLFEYQARDLFEAHGVPVLAGIVAQTPEEAKAAAEKIGGIVVVKAQVKVGGRGKAGGVKVAKTPDEAYEHASAILGMDIKGHTVHKVMIAQGADIAEEYYFSVLLDRANRNYLAMCSVEGGVEIEQLAVERPEALARIAIDPGTGIDRAKADEIIGAAGFAPELREGVANTILKLWDVFTKEDATLVEVNPLVKTGTGEILALDGKVTLDENADFRQKGHAELEDKDSTDPLEAKAKESDLNYVKLDGEVGIIGNGAGLVMSTLDVVAYAGEAHGNVKPANFLDIGGGASAEVMAAGLDVILNDSQVKSVFVNVFGGITACDAVANGIVKALEILGDKENKPLVVRLDGNNVEEGRRILAEANHPMVTLADTMDEGADKAAELAYAAR